A window of Pirellula sp. SH-Sr6A contains these coding sequences:
- a CDS encoding ATP-dependent helicase, with translation MALTTSQIIDSLNEPQRQAVTHIEGPLLTLAGPGSGKTRVVTHRIAYMLDQGVSPYSILALTFTNKAAREMKARLDRMVDDCPVWMGTFHGYCARFLRRFGEMVGIAPNFTIFDTDDSKNALKKAIEQANVSLTHLNQGDIGRRIGALKNKAISPEIFEGTVRGDHDRIISKVYPIYQKLLRQFNAVDFDDLLMHTANILRSNPDLRSDLDAKHRYILVDEYQDTNLAQYLIVRGLSIDHPNLNVTGDPDQSIYSWRGADISNILSFEKDYPQSSTVRLEHNYRSTPQILSVADSLISCNTRRKAKVLKPTCESGASVRFCTYRSDREEADDIARHIAMEILENGAKAKDFAVLYRTNAQSRLMEQALLRCKLNYQLIGGFRFYHREEIKDILAYLRLVHNPTDDVAFDRVVNVPTRGLGDKSLEKVRDLARQREIPMLVALRATIERGVLSKKAASGADKFLKTYDKMVHLSSGPLVAVIDCMLQETDYIQYLTARKSETPDESIIGNINELRADAAQADSESEDGNTMERFLEQVTLIADADGLEDSDNKVTLMTLHAAKGLEFENVFVIAVEHGILPHIRAMDDPSQLEEERRLLFVGITRAKRWLQLSMAKQRGFSNARVGSASQFAMELPRAELEMIDRTDVDAFNISFMDEIDQRSEEDPWIDEFEPSEKPTKKPSKPMGKKTVLLSCDEWNQDDGGSEFVPDAAPMEEPSPEPSETGNAVLQKLRGKLGLPNLKSGSHFQTITTKEGVEVGLFEQGSIVRHPEYGIGQVASVDGHGARRMARVSFENGELRSFQLSKSPLQLIEP, from the coding sequence ATGGCCCTCACGACCTCCCAAATCATCGACTCGCTGAACGAACCGCAACGGCAGGCGGTGACGCACATCGAAGGACCGCTTTTGACCCTGGCCGGCCCCGGGAGCGGCAAAACACGCGTCGTCACGCATCGCATTGCATACATGCTCGATCAAGGTGTCTCGCCCTACTCAATCCTCGCATTGACCTTCACCAACAAAGCGGCGCGCGAGATGAAAGCGCGCCTCGACCGTATGGTCGATGATTGCCCGGTCTGGATGGGAACATTCCACGGCTACTGCGCGCGATTTCTACGGCGCTTTGGCGAAATGGTTGGCATCGCGCCGAACTTTACCATCTTCGACACCGACGACTCAAAAAATGCTCTCAAGAAAGCGATCGAACAAGCGAACGTGTCTCTCACGCACTTGAACCAAGGGGACATCGGGCGACGCATCGGCGCATTGAAAAACAAAGCGATCTCCCCTGAGATCTTCGAAGGAACCGTGCGCGGAGACCACGATCGTATCATCAGTAAAGTCTACCCCATCTACCAAAAACTCCTTCGCCAATTCAACGCCGTCGACTTCGACGATTTGTTGATGCACACGGCCAACATCCTTCGCTCCAACCCCGACCTCCGATCGGACTTGGACGCAAAACATCGCTACATCCTGGTGGATGAATACCAAGACACCAACCTTGCTCAGTACTTGATCGTTCGCGGTCTCTCGATCGATCACCCGAATCTGAATGTCACCGGTGATCCAGACCAATCGATTTACAGTTGGCGCGGAGCGGATATCTCGAACATCTTGAGCTTCGAGAAGGATTATCCTCAGTCGAGTACCGTCCGATTGGAACACAACTACCGCAGCACCCCCCAAATCCTCTCTGTCGCAGATAGCTTGATCTCATGCAACACGCGGCGCAAAGCGAAAGTGCTGAAGCCGACTTGCGAATCGGGTGCATCGGTTCGTTTTTGTACCTATCGCAGCGATCGCGAGGAGGCGGACGATATCGCGCGGCATATTGCGATGGAAATTTTGGAGAACGGCGCAAAAGCCAAAGACTTCGCGGTCCTCTACCGAACCAACGCGCAGTCGCGGCTCATGGAGCAAGCACTCTTGCGATGCAAATTGAATTACCAACTCATTGGTGGCTTCCGTTTCTACCATCGTGAAGAAATCAAAGACATACTCGCCTATCTACGCTTGGTCCATAATCCGACCGACGATGTTGCGTTCGATCGGGTTGTCAATGTCCCGACGCGCGGGCTTGGGGATAAGTCGCTCGAGAAAGTGCGAGATCTCGCTCGTCAACGGGAGATCCCCATGTTGGTCGCCTTGCGCGCGACCATTGAACGGGGGGTACTCAGCAAGAAGGCCGCATCGGGAGCGGATAAATTCCTGAAGACTTATGACAAAATGGTGCACCTGTCGTCGGGGCCGCTGGTCGCGGTGATCGACTGCATGCTCCAGGAAACGGACTACATTCAATACCTCACGGCTCGCAAATCCGAGACCCCCGACGAGAGTATCATCGGTAACATCAATGAACTCCGGGCGGATGCCGCACAAGCGGATAGCGAATCGGAGGATGGCAATACGATGGAACGATTTCTAGAACAAGTCACGTTGATCGCCGATGCGGATGGTCTCGAGGACTCGGACAACAAAGTCACCTTGATGACCCTCCATGCGGCAAAGGGGCTAGAGTTTGAAAATGTCTTCGTCATCGCGGTCGAACATGGGATCCTGCCTCACATCCGCGCCATGGATGATCCCTCTCAATTAGAAGAAGAGCGACGGTTGCTTTTCGTCGGAATCACACGGGCCAAACGTTGGTTGCAGCTCAGCATGGCCAAACAGCGGGGATTCAGCAACGCGCGCGTCGGGTCCGCTAGCCAGTTTGCCATGGAGTTGCCTCGAGCGGAACTCGAAATGATCGATCGCACCGATGTCGACGCCTTCAATATTTCCTTCATGGACGAGATCGATCAACGCTCCGAAGAAGACCCTTGGATCGATGAATTCGAGCCCTCTGAAAAACCAACAAAGAAACCGTCGAAGCCGATGGGGAAGAAAACAGTGCTCCTCTCTTGCGATGAGTGGAATCAAGACGATGGTGGAAGCGAATTTGTCCCAGATGCCGCTCCCATGGAAGAACCCAGTCCGGAACCGTCCGAAACAGGAAACGCCGTGTTGCAAAAGCTGCGGGGAAAACTGGGGCTACCAAACTTAAAATCCGGCTCCCATTTTCAAACCATTACGACCAAAGAAGGGGTCGAAGTGGGGTTGTTCGAACAAGGCTCTATCGTTCGACATCCGGAATATGGAATCGGGCAAGTCGCGTCGGTAGATGGCCATGGCGCCCGTCGCATGGCTCGCGTCTCGTTTGAAAACGGGGAACTGCGAAGCTTCCAACTCAGCAAGTCTCCGCTGCAGCTCATTGAACCCTAG
- a CDS encoding magnesium chelatase, whose translation MEITSLPKNLAELRASGWKSRSVKEEIRSNFLIMLSSGEPLYPGIVGYDDTVVPELNIALLAGHDLLFLGEKGQAKSRLMRTLVRFLDEFIPYIDLPNLPLHEDPYHPITAAGKRAIETLSEHEVPIGWWHRSDRYVERLAPGTKFADVIGEIDPSKLTGGVSMSSEDALYFGLIPRMHRGIFAMNELPELDDLVQVGLFNILEERDVQIRGYPIRFDLDIFILFSANPSTYNRSGKVIPQLKDRIGSIIQTHYPAEREQGIEILKQEAGIPLDGDYPVQVPYFMMEIIEEITTQARKSKYVDQASGVSARFSLANYRTMIASARHRAVLLGEALAVPRISDLGHLYTSALGKLEVDLMGSHQMSERKILDALIASAIRTVFEQYVDQHGMEPIAEIFNKGVRIEVGDLLPSEHYAERLKHVPPVWEAAFEVNASSHPAIRASCIEFVLAGLYSLDRISRASKHGKVSYEV comes from the coding sequence ATGGAAATCACATCTCTCCCGAAAAATCTTGCTGAGCTCCGCGCGAGCGGTTGGAAGAGCCGTAGCGTCAAGGAGGAGATACGCAGCAATTTTTTAATCATGCTTTCTTCCGGTGAACCTCTTTATCCTGGGATTGTCGGGTACGACGACACGGTGGTTCCGGAGCTCAACATCGCCTTGCTCGCAGGGCACGATTTGCTCTTTTTAGGGGAGAAAGGGCAGGCCAAGAGCCGGCTGATGCGAACCCTCGTGCGGTTTCTCGACGAATTCATTCCTTATATCGATTTGCCCAATTTGCCGCTTCACGAGGATCCCTACCATCCCATCACGGCGGCAGGGAAACGGGCCATAGAAACCTTGTCCGAGCACGAAGTTCCCATTGGTTGGTGGCATCGATCGGATCGGTACGTGGAGCGTTTGGCTCCTGGGACCAAGTTCGCGGATGTAATCGGCGAGATCGATCCTTCGAAATTGACCGGCGGGGTAAGCATGAGTTCGGAGGATGCGTTGTACTTTGGATTGATTCCGAGAATGCATCGCGGAATTTTCGCCATGAATGAGTTGCCGGAGCTCGACGATTTGGTCCAGGTCGGGTTGTTCAACATCCTCGAAGAGCGAGACGTTCAAATCCGAGGTTACCCGATTCGATTCGATCTCGATATTTTCATCCTTTTTTCTGCCAACCCCAGTACCTACAACCGGAGCGGAAAGGTGATTCCCCAGTTGAAGGATCGGATTGGGTCGATCATCCAGACCCACTATCCTGCCGAGCGGGAGCAGGGGATCGAGATCTTGAAGCAGGAGGCGGGGATCCCGCTCGATGGCGATTACCCCGTCCAAGTCCCCTATTTCATGATGGAGATCATCGAGGAAATCACGACACAGGCACGGAAATCGAAGTATGTCGATCAAGCTTCCGGGGTCTCGGCTCGTTTCTCGTTGGCGAATTACCGAACGATGATTGCATCCGCACGGCACCGAGCGGTGTTGCTCGGGGAAGCGCTCGCCGTCCCCCGCATCAGTGATTTGGGGCACCTTTACACCTCCGCTCTAGGGAAACTCGAAGTCGATTTGATGGGTTCCCATCAGATGAGCGAACGCAAGATTTTGGATGCTCTCATCGCCAGCGCCATCCGGACAGTGTTCGAGCAATACGTCGACCAACACGGCATGGAACCGATCGCCGAGATTTTCAATAAGGGGGTTCGCATCGAGGTGGGAGATCTACTACCCAGCGAACATTACGCGGAGCGGCTTAAGCATGTCCCACCCGTGTGGGAAGCCGCCTTTGAGGTAAATGCCTCCTCACACCCTGCCATACGGGCATCCTGTATCGAATTCGTCTTGGCCGGACTGTACAGCTTGGATCGCATCAGCCGGGCGAGCAAGCATGGCAAAGTGAGTTACGAAGTTTGA
- the carB gene encoding carbamoyl-phosphate synthase large subunit produces MPKRTDIKKILLIGSGPIVIGQACEFDYSGTQACKALREEGFEVVLVNSNPATIMTDPATAERTYIEPLTWEIVEKVIERERPDAILPTLGGQTALNIAMDLAREGVLEKNNCEMIGANPEVIHKAEARDAFKLAMEKIGQEVCKGSVVHSLDEARKVLQEVGLPCVVRPSFTMGGSGSAIAYNRDDFEGLVQNGLTLSPITEVLIEESIIGWKEYEMEVMRDVDDNVVIICSIENFDPMGVHTGDSITVAPAQTLTDKEYQRMRDASLAIIREIGVETGGSNIQFAIHPTNGRMIVIEMNPRVSRSSALASKATGFPIAKIAAKLAVGFRLWELQNDITRKTQACFEPTIDYVVTKIPRFAFEKFPEADSTLTTQMKSVGETMAIGRTFKESFQKALRGLEVGAFGFGSDSKDLWYTDRRPDDEEINNKLSKPNADRVWYLRYALLSGMSIDEIHNITAIDRWFLDQLSEIVEMEKYLRTLGSAGAVDRPTLRQAKQMGFSDRQLAHILGSDEMEIRDWRKSQGIVATFKSVDTCAAEFEAYTPYYYSSYEEENEAPSKGDKKRVMILGGGPNRIGQGIEFDYCCCHASYALRELGIESIMVNSNPETVSTDYDTSDLLFFEPLTTEDVLNIYDTVQPDGVIVQFGGQTPLNLARALADAGVPIVGTSVETIEDAEDREKFQALLHELKLKQPANGIARTMLQARSEVQKIGFPCLVRPSFVLGGRAMEICYDYSQFDRFIAEAFVVAQGQPVLIDRFLEDATEVDVDAVSDGEDVVIMGVMEHIEEAGVHSGDSACVIPPFSLSKAVLDEIRHATVAMAKRLRVIGLMNVQFAIKEEEGRPVVYVLEVNPRASRTVPFVAKATGTPVANIAAKVMVGCKLKDLGITSEPIPRSVSVKESVFPFRKFAGVDIVLGPEMRSTGEVMGVSDDFALAFNKSQIAAGVVLPKSGNVFLSISSRHRAGIIDMARQLHEMGYKLLATSGTAAELQRGHIPVVPIKKLAEGNPNLIDYLKNGEVSLILNTPSGKGARTDEGRIRAAAVQFGVPCITTVAAGRIAIEAMSVMREKPMTVLSLQERFSS; encoded by the coding sequence GTGCCGAAACGGACTGACATCAAGAAAATCCTTCTCATCGGTTCCGGCCCTATCGTCATCGGGCAGGCGTGCGAATTCGATTACTCTGGCACACAGGCTTGCAAAGCCTTGCGCGAAGAGGGGTTCGAAGTCGTCCTCGTGAACAGCAATCCCGCCACGATCATGACCGATCCGGCGACGGCGGAGCGGACCTATATCGAGCCGTTGACTTGGGAAATCGTCGAAAAAGTCATCGAACGAGAGCGTCCCGACGCCATTCTCCCGACATTGGGAGGTCAAACGGCATTGAATATCGCCATGGATTTGGCCCGCGAGGGAGTACTCGAGAAGAACAACTGCGAAATGATCGGGGCCAACCCTGAGGTCATTCACAAGGCCGAGGCCCGCGATGCATTCAAATTGGCGATGGAAAAGATCGGCCAAGAAGTCTGCAAAGGTTCCGTGGTTCATTCGCTCGATGAAGCCCGCAAAGTGCTTCAAGAAGTGGGTCTCCCCTGCGTGGTACGCCCCAGTTTTACCATGGGGGGAAGCGGGTCGGCGATCGCTTACAACCGTGACGACTTCGAAGGCCTCGTCCAAAACGGCTTGACCCTTTCACCGATCACCGAAGTTCTCATCGAAGAGTCGATCATCGGTTGGAAAGAATATGAAATGGAAGTCATGCGCGATGTCGACGACAACGTTGTCATCATTTGTTCCATCGAGAACTTCGATCCCATGGGGGTCCACACCGGCGATTCGATCACCGTCGCGCCGGCTCAGACGTTGACCGATAAAGAGTACCAGCGGATGCGCGATGCCAGTCTCGCCATCATCCGCGAGATCGGCGTGGAGACAGGAGGGTCCAATATTCAGTTCGCCATCCATCCCACGAATGGGAGGATGATTGTCATTGAGATGAATCCTCGCGTCAGCCGTTCCAGCGCCCTGGCCAGCAAGGCAACGGGGTTCCCCATCGCGAAGATTGCAGCCAAGCTGGCTGTCGGCTTCCGATTGTGGGAGCTTCAAAACGACATCACCCGTAAGACGCAAGCTTGCTTCGAACCGACCATCGATTATGTCGTGACCAAGATACCTCGCTTTGCTTTTGAAAAGTTCCCCGAGGCCGACTCCACCCTGACCACGCAAATGAAGAGCGTTGGCGAGACGATGGCGATCGGGCGCACGTTCAAAGAGTCCTTCCAAAAAGCATTGCGAGGGCTCGAAGTGGGAGCGTTCGGATTTGGATCCGACAGCAAAGACCTTTGGTATACCGATCGACGACCAGACGACGAAGAGATCAATAACAAGCTTTCGAAACCCAATGCCGACCGCGTTTGGTATCTACGCTATGCCTTGCTCAGCGGAATGTCGATCGATGAAATCCATAACATCACCGCGATCGATAGATGGTTCTTGGACCAGCTCTCGGAGATTGTGGAGATGGAGAAGTATCTCCGTACGCTAGGGAGCGCCGGGGCCGTGGACCGCCCCACGCTAAGGCAGGCGAAACAAATGGGATTCTCCGATCGACAGCTTGCCCATATTCTCGGCAGCGACGAGATGGAGATTCGAGATTGGAGAAAATCGCAGGGGATCGTCGCCACCTTCAAATCGGTCGACACCTGTGCTGCGGAATTCGAGGCATACACCCCTTATTATTACAGCTCGTACGAAGAAGAAAACGAGGCACCGTCCAAGGGGGACAAGAAGCGCGTGATGATTCTCGGCGGTGGCCCCAATCGGATTGGTCAAGGGATCGAGTTCGATTACTGCTGCTGCCATGCCAGCTACGCCCTTCGCGAGTTGGGAATCGAGTCGATCATGGTCAACAGCAATCCCGAGACCGTGAGCACCGATTACGACACCAGCGATTTGCTCTTCTTTGAGCCTCTAACAACCGAAGATGTGCTCAACATCTATGACACGGTTCAACCCGACGGTGTCATCGTGCAGTTCGGTGGACAGACTCCGTTGAATTTAGCCAGGGCGCTCGCCGATGCAGGGGTTCCCATCGTGGGTACCAGTGTCGAGACTATCGAAGACGCAGAGGATCGCGAGAAGTTTCAAGCGTTGCTGCATGAGCTCAAACTCAAGCAGCCAGCGAACGGCATTGCGCGCACGATGCTGCAGGCGCGTTCAGAGGTTCAGAAGATCGGCTTCCCATGCTTGGTCCGCCCCAGCTTCGTGCTCGGTGGTCGTGCTATGGAGATTTGCTACGACTACTCGCAATTCGATCGATTCATTGCCGAAGCGTTTGTCGTTGCCCAGGGACAACCGGTCTTGATCGACCGATTCCTCGAGGATGCAACCGAGGTCGACGTGGACGCCGTCTCGGATGGCGAAGACGTCGTCATCATGGGAGTCATGGAGCACATCGAGGAGGCGGGTGTTCACTCCGGAGATTCCGCGTGCGTGATCCCACCCTTCTCGCTGAGCAAAGCGGTACTCGACGAAATCCGGCATGCGACCGTCGCCATGGCGAAGCGTTTGCGGGTCATCGGACTGATGAACGTCCAGTTTGCGATCAAGGAAGAAGAAGGACGCCCGGTTGTTTATGTATTAGAGGTCAATCCGCGAGCTAGTCGAACCGTTCCGTTTGTCGCCAAAGCGACAGGAACTCCGGTCGCCAACATCGCCGCCAAAGTGATGGTGGGTTGCAAACTGAAGGATTTGGGAATCACTTCCGAGCCCATTCCTCGCAGCGTTTCGGTCAAGGAATCGGTCTTCCCCTTCCGAAAGTTTGCTGGAGTCGACATCGTTTTAGGACCGGAGATGCGCAGCACCGGCGAAGTCATGGGGGTCAGCGACGATTTTGCTTTGGCCTTCAACAAGAGCCAAATCGCTGCCGGCGTTGTCCTTCCCAAATCGGGGAATGTTTTCCTAAGCATCTCCTCGCGACATCGGGCTGGCATTATTGATATGGCCCGCCAACTGCATGAGATGGGATACAAACTTTTGGCTACCTCCGGAACCGCAGCGGAGCTCCAGCGAGGCCACATTCCCGTTGTCCCGATCAAGAAGTTGGCGGAGGGTAATCCTAACCTCATCGATTACTTGAAGAATGGAGAGGTGTCCCTCATTCTCAATACCCCGAGCGGCAAAGGGGCGCGAACCGACGAAGGTCGCATCCGAGCCGCCGCGGTCCAGTTTGGAGTCCCCTGTATTACCACGGTGGCGGCAGGGCGGATTGCCATCGAAGCGATGTCCGTGATGCGTGAGAAGCCCATGACCGTCCTTTCGCTTCAAGAACGATTCTCTAGCTAG
- a CDS encoding DUF1805 domain-containing protein: protein MSLTKLGYSHRILETPYGPVLGCSYRWPTGQYCAIHTDQGILGCGLYDCEVATKFSMPVAIARGTPDKPLREPEDLLEAKVAEVSEAAMQAGVVPGMTGLEAIAKLLRFS from the coding sequence ATGTCCCTGACGAAGCTTGGTTATTCCCATCGGATTCTTGAGACACCGTACGGCCCTGTTTTGGGATGCAGTTATCGATGGCCGACCGGCCAATACTGCGCGATTCACACCGACCAAGGGATTCTGGGTTGCGGACTTTACGATTGCGAAGTCGCGACCAAGTTTTCGATGCCGGTCGCGATTGCGAGAGGGACACCCGACAAACCGCTTCGCGAGCCAGAGGACCTTTTAGAAGCGAAGGTCGCAGAGGTCAGCGAGGCCGCCATGCAGGCTGGGGTTGTACCAGGAATGACCGGGCTAGAAGCGATCGCAAAGCTTCTTCGCTTCTCGTAA
- a CDS encoding cysteine hydrolase family protein, which produces MKRALLVIDVQMEYFTGALPITHPAGHLSKILEAFDAAREAQIPIAVIRHHQPNADFPIFRKGSEQWELHPEIQARSCDILIDKTLPGSFTETPLSEWLALHQVKTISIAGYMTHMCCDTTARQGMHRGFQVEFLSDATGTLELENAAGKVSAEELHRAILCAQQQMISEVLTTAEWIARIRGTGH; this is translated from the coding sequence ATGAAGCGAGCATTGCTGGTCATCGATGTTCAGATGGAGTACTTCACCGGTGCGTTACCCATCACCCATCCCGCGGGGCATTTGTCGAAAATCCTCGAGGCCTTTGACGCGGCCCGCGAGGCGCAAATACCGATCGCCGTGATCCGGCACCACCAGCCGAACGCCGATTTTCCTATCTTTCGCAAGGGATCTGAGCAGTGGGAACTGCATCCAGAGATCCAAGCCCGTTCTTGCGATATTTTGATCGATAAGACCCTTCCCGGAAGCTTTACCGAAACCCCGCTTTCGGAGTGGCTGGCATTGCACCAGGTGAAAACCATTTCCATCGCAGGGTATATGACCCACATGTGCTGCGACACGACCGCCAGGCAGGGGATGCACCGAGGATTTCAAGTCGAGTTTTTGTCCGACGCCACTGGGACTTTGGAGCTGGAGAACGCGGCAGGCAAGGTATCGGCAGAGGAGTTGCACCGCGCCATACTGTGCGCCCAGCAGCAGATGATTTCCGAGGTTTTGACGACGGCCGAATGGATCGCTCGTATTCGTGGAACTGGCCACTAG
- a CDS encoding rhodanese-like domain-containing protein produces MEIDIHTVSRWLDSNQDNAGKPVALVDCREPHEFDIAKIDGAILMPMSQWPPSAELLSELENKTVVVHCHHGGRSLRVANWFRHNGHPEALSMAGGIDKWSMDIDPSIPRY; encoded by the coding sequence ATGGAAATCGATATCCATACCGTGAGTCGTTGGCTGGATTCCAATCAAGACAACGCTGGGAAACCTGTTGCTTTGGTCGATTGCCGCGAACCCCATGAATTCGACATCGCTAAGATTGATGGCGCGATCTTAATGCCGATGAGCCAGTGGCCTCCCTCGGCAGAATTGCTGTCGGAGCTTGAAAACAAAACCGTTGTGGTCCATTGCCACCATGGTGGACGTTCGCTCCGCGTGGCGAACTGGTTTCGACACAATGGCCATCCTGAAGCGCTGAGCATGGCGGGTGGCATCGACAAGTGGAGCATGGACATCGATCCATCCATCCCTCGCTACTAA
- a CDS encoding isoaspartyl peptidase/L-asparaginase family protein, protein MQYRPFQMLSSALCGLLLSSVGWAQSSTSNQEKRATVNETSGWSIAIHGGAGGDPAKLTPAIIENKSKGLEAALSKGVSLLKQGGKAVDVVQAVVEVLEDDPHFNAGRGAVFNDIGDVSLDASLMDGKDLSCGAVANATKARNPIRLARAIRDLTPHVLLAGPPADLFAEQAGIPLESQDYFKTDEQRANWEKWKERQANKKGATSRYDYDNPEERLFHFSTVGCVVRDADGNLAAATSTGGLLGKKFGRVGDSPIIGAGTYAKNDTCAVSCTGEGELFIKHHIASAISTRMEFLGETLADAAKHEIEKTLPYDSGGIIAVDGKGNIEIHFNTPMMARGRASSSGLFQIGLVDWIEKK, encoded by the coding sequence ATGCAATACAGACCATTTCAAATGCTGAGTAGCGCCCTTTGCGGACTGCTATTATCCAGCGTGGGTTGGGCCCAATCGAGTACAAGTAATCAAGAAAAGCGAGCAACGGTGAACGAGACGAGTGGTTGGTCCATTGCGATCCACGGCGGGGCAGGTGGCGATCCAGCCAAACTGACTCCAGCCATCATCGAGAACAAATCGAAGGGACTGGAAGCCGCCCTGAGCAAAGGGGTCTCCTTGCTGAAACAAGGCGGTAAGGCGGTCGATGTCGTGCAGGCGGTCGTTGAAGTTCTCGAGGATGATCCTCACTTCAATGCGGGACGGGGAGCTGTGTTCAATGACATCGGAGATGTTTCCCTCGACGCGAGCCTGATGGACGGAAAGGATTTATCGTGCGGCGCTGTGGCGAACGCCACGAAAGCGCGCAATCCCATTCGATTGGCTCGAGCCATTCGCGACCTCACCCCTCACGTTTTATTAGCAGGCCCCCCGGCCGATTTGTTCGCTGAGCAGGCCGGCATTCCGCTTGAATCGCAGGACTACTTCAAAACCGACGAGCAGCGTGCCAATTGGGAGAAGTGGAAAGAACGTCAAGCGAACAAAAAAGGTGCAACGAGTCGTTATGACTACGACAACCCCGAAGAGCGCCTATTCCACTTCAGCACGGTAGGGTGTGTTGTTCGCGATGCCGACGGAAACCTAGCGGCCGCAACCAGCACCGGCGGATTGCTTGGAAAGAAGTTTGGGCGGGTGGGTGATTCACCGATTATCGGGGCCGGGACCTACGCGAAGAACGATACCTGCGCCGTCAGTTGCACCGGCGAAGGGGAGCTCTTTATCAAGCATCACATTGCATCGGCGATTTCCACTCGCATGGAGTTTTTGGGAGAGACGTTAGCCGACGCGGCGAAACATGAAATCGAAAAGACGCTTCCTTATGATTCGGGAGGAATCATTGCGGTGGATGGAAAAGGGAATATCGAAATCCATTTCAACACCCCAATGATGGCCCGTGGCCGCGCCTCGAGCAGCGGACTTTTTCAAATCGGGCTCGTCGATTGGATAGAAAAGAAGTAG